The following proteins come from a genomic window of Neoarius graeffei isolate fNeoGra1 chromosome 26, fNeoGra1.pri, whole genome shotgun sequence:
- the uts2b gene encoding prepro-urotensin II-beta produces the protein MLCKAVLSCALFLTALEPLLGHPLTHLAGMSYTGPGSEEEQAVNPDEMSFSEQAFLSQGSAGIGFPSFLTGDNSREALRTASFVPSQVVKEALIEKPWLNPLGHFLGARKQYQKRGGNSECFWKYCV, from the exons ATGCTGTGTAAAGCGGTCCTGTCCTGCGCTCTGTTCCTCACAGCTCTGGAGCCTCTTCTCGGACACCCCCTCACACACTTGGCTGGCATGTCCTACACAGGGCCTG GATCAGAAGAAGAGCAGGCGGTGAATCCAGACGAGATGTCTTTCTCCGAGCAGGCGTTTCTGTCACAGGGGTCTGCTGGAATCGGCTTCCCTTCCTTCCTCACAGGAGACAACAGCAGAGAAG CTCTCAGAACAGCCAGCTTTGTTCCTAGCCAAGTGGTGAAAGAG GCGCTGATAGAAAAGCCGTGGTTGAACCCACTTGGACATTTCCTGGGTGCCAGGAAACAGTACCAGAAGCGTGGGGGAAACTCTGAGTGCTTCTGGAAATACTGTGtctga